The Aequorivita sublithincola DSM 14238 genome window below encodes:
- a CDS encoding SDR family NAD(P)-dependent oxidoreductase, with product MKNIIITGTSRGIGFEMVKLFSEAGHNVLALSRNSKPISDLKLKNVTALEFDIADESEIVKLSAFLQTGMKTVAILINNAGYLVNKPFAEISAEEFKKCYDVNVFGVASLMRTVLPFMKKEGHVVNISSMGGIQGSVKFPGLSAYSSSKGAIITLTELLAEEYKETGPSFNVMALGSVQTEMLEEAFPGFKAPLSATEMAQYIMNFSLTGNKFYNGKILQVSSTTP from the coding sequence ATGAAAAACATAATAATTACAGGAACTTCCCGCGGCATCGGTTTCGAAATGGTTAAACTATTTTCTGAAGCGGGCCACAATGTTCTAGCACTTTCACGAAATTCAAAACCAATTTCAGATTTAAAACTGAAAAATGTTACTGCACTAGAATTCGATATTGCAGACGAATCTGAAATTGTAAAACTTTCAGCTTTTCTTCAAACGGGAATGAAAACTGTTGCTATTTTAATAAACAATGCAGGCTATTTAGTAAACAAACCTTTCGCTGAAATTTCTGCGGAAGAATTCAAAAAATGTTATGATGTAAACGTTTTTGGCGTTGCTTCATTGATGCGAACAGTGCTTCCGTTTATGAAGAAAGAAGGACACGTAGTGAACATTAGTAGTATGGGCGGCATTCAGGGAAGCGTTAAATTTCCTGGTCTAAGCGCATACAGTAGTAGTAAAGGTGCAATCATTACTTTAACCGAATTGCTTGCTGAAGAATACAAAGAAACAGGTCCTTCCTTCAATGTGATGGCTTTGGGCTCTGTGCAAACTGAAATGCTGGAAGAAGCCTTCCCAGGATTTAAAGCGCCACTTTCAGCAACCGAAATGGCGCAGTATATTATGAATTTTTCTCTTACCGGAAATAAATTCTACAACGGAAAAATATTGCAAGTTTCAAGCACTACTCCTTAA
- the cdd gene encoding cytidine deaminase: MKKQKIEISLEVFETISELPKDIQELMNKAQQARENAYAPYSRFRVGTALQLASGEIVLGSNQENAAYPSGLCAERVAVFSAGANFPNQTITSLAITVRSENHEISEAIAPCGACRQSLAEYEQKQKSPIAIYFMGETGEIIKVASVMDLLPLGFDAKYL; the protein is encoded by the coding sequence GTGAAAAAACAAAAAATTGAAATCTCGCTAGAAGTTTTTGAAACCATTTCAGAACTTCCAAAAGACATTCAAGAACTAATGAATAAGGCGCAGCAAGCACGTGAAAATGCTTATGCGCCTTATTCACGTTTTAGGGTTGGGACGGCGCTTCAGCTTGCTTCTGGAGAAATAGTTTTAGGCAGCAACCAGGAAAATGCTGCATATCCTTCAGGTCTCTGTGCTGAAAGAGTTGCGGTTTTTAGCGCAGGAGCAAACTTTCCGAATCAAACTATAACCTCGTTAGCTATAACGGTTCGCTCCGAAAATCATGAAATTTCAGAAGCCATTGCGCCTTGTGGAGCTTGCAGACAATCATTAGCAGAGTACGAGCAAAAACAAAAAAGCCCCATCGCAATCTACTTTATGGGCGAAACAGGTGAAATCATTAAAGTGGCTTCGGTCATGGATTTGCTGCCATTGGGTTTTGATGCCAAGTATCTTTAA
- the porV gene encoding type IX secretion system outer membrane channel protein PorV, with protein sequence MKKLIIPVIIGLVAFKSIGQTNPPPPPDNAGIENRVITTGVPFMLIGADPRSGGMGDIGVVTSADAFSQQWNPAKYAFALSKQGVGATYTPYLNKLVNDIFLGNLTYYNRLNEQSAVAASFRYFSQGEIELRERPDDIPVIVKPNELLFDVSYALRLSERFSMAVAGRYIRSDLKLQTSVEDANAASSVAVDVAGYYQSEEIPYDDFDGRWRLGFNISNIGPKLKYDEVGSESNLPTNLALGGGFDFILDEYNKVGISAEVNKLLVPTPSDSNNDGNINKEDDYYNKSFFSGIFSSFSDAPDGFSEELKEFTWALGAEYWYQDVFALRGGYFNESDVKGGRKFATIGAGFRYTFIGIDLSYLFSTSKLANSPLDGTLRFGLTFNFGDTYDEY encoded by the coding sequence ATGAAGAAATTAATTATCCCAGTTATAATCGGATTAGTTGCTTTTAAAAGCATAGGACAGACTAATCCTCCGCCTCCGCCAGATAATGCAGGAATTGAAAATCGTGTAATCACCACAGGTGTTCCGTTTATGTTAATAGGCGCCGATCCGCGTTCAGGTGGTATGGGTGATATAGGTGTTGTAACTTCCGCTGATGCTTTTTCACAACAATGGAATCCAGCAAAATATGCCTTTGCATTGTCAAAACAAGGAGTAGGTGCTACCTATACACCATACTTGAATAAATTGGTGAATGATATATTTTTAGGAAACCTTACTTATTATAACAGATTGAACGAGCAAAGCGCTGTTGCAGCTAGTTTTCGTTATTTCAGTCAAGGTGAAATAGAACTTCGCGAAAGACCAGATGATATTCCAGTAATTGTGAAACCAAACGAACTTCTCTTCGATGTTTCCTATGCACTTAGACTTAGTGAGCGATTTTCTATGGCTGTAGCTGGTAGATATATTCGTTCAGACTTAAAGCTGCAAACATCAGTAGAAGATGCAAATGCAGCTAGTTCTGTTGCGGTAGATGTTGCAGGTTATTATCAAAGTGAAGAAATACCTTATGACGATTTTGACGGTCGTTGGAGATTGGGTTTCAACATTTCAAACATTGGTCCAAAACTGAAATATGACGAAGTAGGTTCAGAAAGTAACCTTCCAACAAACCTTGCCCTTGGTGGTGGTTTTGATTTCATTCTTGATGAATATAACAAAGTGGGTATTTCAGCAGAAGTGAACAAATTATTGGTTCCAACGCCTAGTGATTCAAATAACGACGGTAATATTAACAAAGAAGACGACTACTATAACAAAAGCTTTTTTAGCGGTATCTTTTCATCTTTCAGTGATGCCCCAGATGGTTTTAGTGAAGAATTAAAAGAATTCACTTGGGCTTTGGGCGCAGAATATTGGTACCAAGATGTTTTTGCATTGAGAGGTGGTTATTTTAATGAAAGTGATGTAAAAGGAGGAAGAAAATTTGCAACTATTGGAGCAGGTTTCCGCTATACCTTCATAGGTATAGACTTATCCTATCTGTTTTCTACCTCTAAGTTGGCAAATAGCCCATTGGATGGAACGCTCCGTTTTGGGTTGACTTTCAACTTTGGCGATACTTACGACGAGTATTAG
- a CDS encoding pyruvate dehydrogenase complex dihydrolipoamide acetyltransferase: MAEVINMPRLSDTMEEGTVATWLKKVGDTVKEGDILAEIETDKATMEFESFHEGTLLHIGLNEGETAPVDTLLAIIGKKDEDISDLIGGKSSDKKEISKEDESKDEKKSSDKKKDKSEDEEEDDDSSEKDANEKEESDDEDSDEDGKSESSSDSAELPEGVEIITMPRLSDTMTEGTVASWLKKEGDKVEEGDILAEIETDKATMEFESFYSGTLLKIAIDEGDSSPVDAVLAIIGPKGTDFSGLLENYKKGGKSSSKKETSSEEKSSKEDKKEDKKEEKKSSDNASEKEGTKKETTLDKKSESSQTTNEGRIFASPLAKVLAEEKGINLRQVNGSGENGRIIKSDIENYQPAAGGGEAYTPVGTESFEEVKNSQMRKTIAKRLAESKFSAPEYYLTVELDMDYAIAAREAINADPDVKISFNDMVIKACAMALRKHPQVNSQWTPEATRIAKHIHIGVAVAVDEGLLVPVLKFADQMTFSQIGRHVKELAGKARNKKITPAEMEGSTFTVSNLGMFGITEFTSIINQPNSAILSVGAIVQKPVVKNGQIAVGNTMIVTLACDHRTVDGATGAKFLQTLRQYIENPVTMFV; this comes from the coding sequence ATGGCAGAAGTAATAAACATGCCGCGTTTGAGCGACACGATGGAAGAAGGAACGGTAGCAACCTGGCTTAAAAAAGTAGGCGATACCGTAAAAGAAGGCGATATTCTTGCCGAAATTGAAACCGATAAAGCCACGATGGAGTTTGAGTCTTTTCACGAAGGAACATTGCTTCACATTGGTCTCAATGAAGGTGAAACCGCGCCAGTGGATACTCTTTTGGCTATTATTGGAAAAAAAGACGAAGATATTTCAGATTTAATTGGCGGAAAATCTTCGGATAAGAAAGAAATATCGAAGGAAGATGAATCCAAAGATGAAAAAAAATCATCTGATAAAAAGAAGGATAAATCTGAAGATGAGGAAGAAGATGATGATTCTTCAGAAAAAGATGCTAATGAAAAAGAGGAATCTGACGACGAAGATTCAGACGAAGATGGAAAATCTGAAAGTTCTTCAGATTCTGCTGAATTACCAGAGGGCGTTGAAATAATTACAATGCCACGACTAAGCGATACAATGACCGAAGGAACTGTTGCATCTTGGCTCAAAAAAGAAGGTGATAAAGTAGAAGAAGGCGATATTCTTGCCGAAATTGAAACCGATAAAGCCACGATGGAATTTGAATCATTCTATTCAGGCACATTACTCAAAATAGCTATAGATGAAGGCGATTCTTCTCCTGTTGATGCAGTTCTTGCTATAATTGGCCCAAAAGGAACTGATTTTTCTGGTCTATTGGAAAATTATAAAAAAGGAGGAAAGTCTTCAAGCAAAAAGGAAACTTCTTCAGAAGAAAAGTCTTCCAAAGAAGATAAAAAAGAAGATAAAAAAGAAGAAAAGAAAAGTTCTGATAATGCTTCAGAAAAAGAAGGAACTAAGAAGGAAACTACTTTAGATAAAAAATCTGAGTCTTCACAAACTACAAACGAAGGCCGAATTTTCGCTTCGCCTTTAGCTAAAGTTTTGGCTGAAGAAAAAGGAATAAATCTACGTCAAGTTAACGGAAGCGGCGAAAATGGACGTATCATAAAAAGTGATATTGAGAACTACCAGCCAGCTGCTGGTGGCGGAGAAGCTTACACTCCAGTAGGAACCGAAAGTTTTGAGGAAGTGAAAAACTCCCAAATGCGTAAAACAATTGCAAAACGTTTGGCTGAATCTAAATTCTCTGCACCAGAATATTATTTAACTGTTGAGTTGGATATGGATTACGCAATTGCCGCTCGTGAAGCGATTAATGCAGATCCAGATGTAAAAATATCTTTTAACGATATGGTTATAAAAGCCTGTGCGATGGCTTTAAGAAAACATCCGCAAGTAAATAGTCAGTGGACTCCAGAAGCAACCAGAATCGCAAAGCATATCCACATTGGTGTGGCAGTTGCGGTTGATGAGGGATTATTGGTTCCTGTTCTAAAATTTGCAGACCAAATGACCTTTTCTCAAATTGGCAGACATGTAAAAGAACTTGCTGGAAAAGCGCGAAATAAAAAAATTACACCAGCCGAAATGGAAGGCAGTACGTTTACAGTTTCAAATCTTGGAATGTTTGGAATCACTGAATTCACATCTATTATAAACCAACCAAATTCCGCAATTTTATCTGTTGGCGCAATTGTTCAAAAACCAGTTGTTAAAAATGGTCAAATTGCAGTTGGTAATACAATGATAGTAACTTTGGCCTGCGATCACAGAACTGTGGATGGCGCAACGGGTGCGAAATTTTTACAAACATTACGACAGTATATTGAGAATCCTGTAACGATGTTTGTTTAA
- the gldJ gene encoding gliding motility lipoprotein GldJ → MLRKNLALNLFITVLIASFFVACNKTRDYKDSSRATGWKMNSKEGGFQYDPKTKEQETGPGLVFVEGGTFTMGKVQDDPMHDWNNTPTQQHVQSFYMDETEVTNLMYLEYLDWLKKVFPPSDENYRRIYEGAVPDTLVWRNRLGFNEVMTNNYLRHPAYALYPVVGVSWIQAVEFSNWRTDRVNEAALESAGITSRNARYDAKPGETFNTETYLNAPTLAYGGNDSITRGGKKSESIAKRSKDSTNLYISRKDGLLQPAYRLPTEAEWEYAALGLVGIRNYNVYRGKKKYPWEGQYTRSGKRKSRGDQLANFKQGDGDYGGIAGWSDDGADITAEVKSYEPNDYGLYDMAGNVAEWVADIYRPIVDDEFNDFNYYRGNVYTKNAIGEDGKVKVVTKDSIIYDTLSNGKIIARNLPGEILQVPVDENETYLRTNFSKSDNRDYRDGDKSSSRYYQSFADEADENGDGTKRMYNSPVQKVSADSTGSLDRQYDKSSTRTTLIDNEVRVFKGGSWRDRDYWLDPAQRRYFPQDMATDYIGFRCAMSRVGSKSKKGKRARN, encoded by the coding sequence ATGTTAAGAAAAAATCTTGCTTTAAATCTATTTATCACTGTATTAATAGCCTCATTTTTTGTGGCTTGCAACAAAACTAGAGACTATAAAGACAGTTCCCGAGCAACGGGCTGGAAAATGAATTCGAAAGAAGGCGGCTTCCAGTATGACCCCAAAACTAAAGAACAGGAGACAGGCCCAGGCCTTGTTTTTGTTGAAGGTGGAACGTTCACCATGGGAAAAGTTCAAGACGATCCTATGCACGACTGGAACAACACACCTACTCAACAACACGTTCAGTCTTTTTATATGGACGAAACTGAAGTAACCAACCTAATGTATCTTGAATATTTAGATTGGTTGAAGAAAGTTTTCCCTCCATCTGACGAAAACTATAGAAGAATATATGAAGGCGCAGTACCAGATACACTTGTTTGGAGAAACCGTTTAGGTTTTAACGAAGTAATGACTAACAATTACCTTCGTCATCCTGCTTATGCACTCTATCCAGTAGTAGGTGTTAGCTGGATCCAAGCTGTTGAATTCAGCAATTGGAGAACAGACCGTGTTAACGAGGCTGCTTTAGAAAGCGCTGGAATTACTTCACGTAACGCCAGATATGATGCAAAACCAGGCGAAACATTCAATACAGAAACATATTTAAATGCTCCAACCTTAGCTTATGGTGGAAATGATTCTATTACCCGTGGTGGAAAAAAATCAGAATCTATAGCAAAAAGAAGCAAGGACAGTACAAACCTATACATTTCGCGTAAAGATGGTTTACTGCAACCAGCTTATCGTCTTCCAACCGAAGCAGAGTGGGAATATGCAGCACTTGGTTTAGTAGGAATTCGTAATTATAATGTTTATAGAGGAAAGAAAAAATATCCTTGGGAAGGACAATACACACGTTCTGGAAAAAGAAAATCTCGTGGTGACCAATTGGCCAACTTTAAACAAGGCGATGGTGATTACGGTGGTATTGCAGGATGGAGTGATGACGGAGCAGATATTACAGCCGAAGTAAAATCATACGAACCAAACGATTATGGGTTGTATGATATGGCAGGAAACGTTGCCGAATGGGTTGCAGATATTTACCGCCCTATTGTAGATGATGAATTTAATGACTTCAACTATTATCGTGGAAACGTTTACACTAAAAATGCTATTGGTGAAGACGGAAAAGTGAAAGTAGTTACAAAAGATTCAATAATATACGATACTTTGAGCAATGGTAAAATCATTGCCCGTAACTTACCTGGAGAAATTCTTCAAGTACCAGTTGACGAAAACGAAACTTATTTACGCACCAATTTCTCGAAAAGTGACAACCGCGATTATCGTGATGGTGACAAGAGTTCATCTCGTTACTATCAGTCTTTTGCAGATGAAGCTGACGAAAATGGTGATGGCACAAAACGTATGTACAACTCACCAGTTCAAAAAGTAAGCGCAGATAGCACAGGCTCTCTAGATCGTCAATATGATAAGTCCTCAACCAGAACTACTTTAATTGATAACGAAGTTCGTGTGTTTAAAGGAGGTTCATGGAGAGACAGAGACTATTGGTTAGATCCTGCTCAAAGACGTTATTTTCCACAGGATATGGCAACAGACTATATTGGTTTTAGATGTGCAATGAGCCGCGTAGGTTCTAAGAGCAAAAAAGGTAAACGTGCTAGAAACTAA
- the porU gene encoding type IX secretion system sortase PorU, with the protein MRKTILLFILFALPLLGMAQSKSITINWGNNSSGVPDFGGKESSDDKNFDPLKLQLSKETVQYTTQWVDGDFADENSLTVTNVRFGVVSSEELKKITPQSLPKKLEYHIGSTMGRDVLYTVFNISPIINNNGSYQKVLSFDLNYRYGGICIGEPPAITNSVLASGSWFKFRVENTGIYKLDKAFLNSLGMNTDGINPRNIKVYGHGGKSLPLLNRQTRFFDLPENDIQVVGEEDGSFDGGDFVLFYGTSTQGYVRENDSNLNPYADESYYYVTADGASGKRVKPMVEPTGAVSLSINEFDDYQFHEIDEVSPTLLGRKWFGNRFDIEDEQSFSFEFPNIIPSKPMKLTVKAAAASESGTSMAVSINSASLDPINFDRLGDDGLLSMKELVKEIPASTATVTVDLAYNNSGNPSSIGYLDYIGIWAVRQLMGAEGQLAFRHNDAATTSGVGEYQISNAAQFSQVWDVTDTQFITSKQNEGNASSFSFKQTLGEVRNYVAVDPNNYYVPTKISQSSVQNQNLKGTIFKDESGNFKDVDYLIITAPFLIQPALRLAQHNKEFQGLNVKVVTTDKIYEEFSSGRQEISAIRNFIRYVYYNASSPSKRIKYLGIMGDTSIDYKNRITRNNNNVPTYQTLTGTSISSSFMSDDFFGNMDPCEGTIGSNVYDDDGEKLSDIDKLDVAIGRIVVDNVSLANAMVDKIIRYNTKSSYGNWRNNFVLISDDNDKSGEKDLEVELDKIGDTISMKKPFINVKKIHSDSYQQEASAGGNRYPEVNDAIKTAFEAGAIIIDYFGHGGEDGLANEAIYTKEAALELKNKDKLPCVITVTCEFTKFDNPKRITAGELTFQNKEGGAISLVTTTRAVYISDGIALNKKLGNQLFGYERDIPEPPAVGLRKAKNQTGTALRRVIFYIGDPAMPLAFPKKSIRLTKLNGVPIGEATDTLKALSKIKLEGEVINADGTLMTDYNGVLEAKLFDKNVMRQTLDNDNQGFIMNFITLGEGLFNGQASVANGVFEFEFVVPRDIQIPVGKGRVSLYSKRNDVLENQTGVNLDLNVGGLNKDAPEDNEGPLIRLYMNDESFVSGGITDNAPILLAKLEDPNGINTASGIGHDIVAILDGDESNPFVMNEFYQAEVDDYTKGKTHYKFRDLEDGLHTLTLKAWDVYNNSSTAEIQFIVAGSGKLEITKVLNYPNPFVSYTEFWFNHNRPDETLDVQVQVFTVTGKVVWTKNASLPPSGSYLSREIKWDGRDDFGDRIGKGVYVYKITVRSALTNQRVEKFEKLVIL; encoded by the coding sequence ATGAGAAAAACGATACTACTTTTTATTTTATTTGCGCTCCCTCTTTTGGGAATGGCGCAGTCTAAAAGCATAACTATCAACTGGGGCAACAATAGTTCTGGTGTTCCTGATTTTGGAGGAAAAGAATCTTCTGACGATAAGAATTTTGATCCGCTTAAGCTTCAATTGAGCAAAGAAACTGTCCAATATACTACGCAATGGGTAGATGGTGATTTCGCAGACGAAAATTCTTTAACTGTTACAAATGTTCGTTTTGGAGTGGTTTCTTCCGAAGAACTAAAAAAAATAACACCTCAATCTTTGCCAAAAAAACTTGAATACCATATTGGAAGCACAATGGGTAGAGATGTGCTTTACACTGTTTTTAATATTTCTCCGATAATTAATAATAATGGAAGCTACCAAAAAGTGCTATCTTTTGATCTTAATTATAGGTATGGCGGAATATGCATAGGGGAACCGCCAGCAATTACCAATTCTGTGCTTGCAAGCGGCTCTTGGTTCAAATTTAGAGTTGAAAACACTGGAATTTACAAACTTGATAAAGCATTCCTAAATAGTTTGGGAATGAACACAGACGGTATTAATCCTCGGAATATTAAAGTGTATGGTCACGGTGGAAAATCATTGCCTTTGCTGAACAGACAAACCCGTTTTTTTGATCTTCCGGAAAATGACATACAAGTTGTGGGTGAAGAAGATGGAAGTTTTGATGGCGGCGATTTTGTGCTTTTTTATGGAACTAGCACTCAAGGATATGTGAGAGAGAACGACTCTAACCTTAACCCTTATGCAGACGAATCCTATTATTATGTTACAGCAGATGGTGCTTCAGGAAAACGAGTAAAACCAATGGTGGAACCAACAGGAGCTGTTAGCTTAAGCATAAATGAGTTTGATGACTACCAATTTCATGAAATAGACGAAGTAAGTCCAACCTTGTTAGGTAGAAAATGGTTCGGAAACCGTTTTGATATTGAGGACGAACAAAGTTTTAGCTTTGAATTTCCAAATATTATTCCTAGTAAACCAATGAAGTTGACTGTTAAAGCCGCTGCCGCTTCAGAAAGCGGCACTTCTATGGCGGTTTCAATTAATAGCGCCAGCTTAGACCCGATTAATTTTGATCGTCTTGGAGACGATGGGCTTTTAAGCATGAAAGAATTAGTGAAGGAGATTCCTGCAAGCACTGCAACCGTTACGGTAGATTTAGCCTATAATAATTCAGGAAATCCATCTAGTATTGGATATCTAGATTATATTGGAATCTGGGCAGTGCGGCAGTTAATGGGCGCAGAAGGGCAATTGGCTTTTCGCCATAACGATGCGGCTACCACCTCTGGAGTAGGGGAATATCAAATAAGCAATGCCGCCCAATTTTCGCAGGTTTGGGATGTAACTGATACGCAATTTATCACTTCAAAGCAAAATGAAGGCAATGCTTCATCGTTCAGTTTTAAGCAAACTCTTGGCGAGGTGCGAAACTATGTGGCAGTAGACCCAAATAACTATTATGTTCCTACTAAAATTTCTCAATCTTCGGTTCAAAACCAAAACTTAAAAGGAACAATTTTTAAGGATGAGTCTGGAAATTTTAAAGATGTGGACTATCTTATTATTACAGCGCCATTTCTTATTCAGCCTGCATTGCGCTTAGCACAACATAATAAGGAATTTCAAGGGCTTAACGTAAAAGTAGTGACAACAGATAAAATTTATGAAGAATTCAGCTCTGGCAGACAGGAAATTAGTGCCATTAGAAATTTTATTAGATACGTTTATTATAATGCCTCATCTCCTTCGAAACGCATAAAATATCTGGGAATAATGGGCGATACTTCCATAGATTATAAGAATAGGATTACTAGAAATAATAACAACGTGCCTACATATCAAACACTTACAGGTACCAGTATAAGTAGTTCTTTTATGTCGGACGATTTCTTTGGAAATATGGATCCTTGTGAAGGAACCATTGGTTCTAACGTTTATGATGATGACGGTGAAAAATTATCTGATATTGACAAATTGGACGTGGCAATAGGTAGGATTGTTGTTGACAATGTTTCATTAGCAAACGCAATGGTGGATAAAATTATAAGATACAACACAAAATCTTCCTATGGCAATTGGAGAAATAATTTTGTTCTTATCTCTGACGATAATGATAAATCTGGTGAGAAAGATTTAGAAGTTGAACTTGATAAAATTGGTGATACAATTTCAATGAAAAAGCCATTTATTAATGTAAAAAAAATACACTCAGACTCTTACCAACAAGAAGCATCTGCAGGTGGTAATCGCTATCCAGAAGTTAATGACGCCATCAAAACAGCTTTTGAGGCCGGAGCAATAATTATAGATTATTTTGGTCACGGAGGTGAGGACGGTTTGGCTAATGAAGCCATATATACAAAAGAAGCTGCTTTGGAATTAAAAAATAAAGATAAACTTCCGTGTGTTATAACTGTTACCTGCGAATTCACAAAATTTGACAACCCTAAAAGAATTACTGCCGGAGAACTTACCTTTCAAAACAAAGAAGGGGGTGCCATTTCATTGGTTACTACAACTAGAGCGGTTTATATATCTGATGGAATAGCATTAAACAAAAAACTGGGGAATCAGCTATTTGGTTATGAAAGGGATATACCCGAACCACCTGCTGTAGGTCTTAGAAAAGCAAAAAACCAAACAGGTACAGCGTTGAGGCGGGTTATATTTTATATAGGCGATCCTGCAATGCCACTAGCCTTTCCAAAGAAAAGCATTCGGCTTACCAAACTTAATGGGGTGCCAATTGGCGAGGCAACAGATACCTTAAAGGCATTGAGTAAAATTAAACTAGAAGGCGAAGTCATAAATGCGGATGGAACATTAATGACAGATTATAATGGAGTACTGGAGGCAAAACTTTTTGATAAAAACGTAATGCGCCAAACTTTGGATAATGATAATCAGGGTTTTATAATGAATTTCATAACGCTGGGTGAAGGGCTTTTTAACGGGCAAGCAAGTGTTGCCAATGGTGTTTTTGAATTTGAATTCGTAGTGCCGCGCGATATACAAATTCCAGTGGGCAAAGGTAGAGTAAGTCTTTATTCAAAAAGAAATGACGTGCTGGAAAACCAAACTGGTGTAAACTTAGATTTAAATGTAGGTGGTCTTAACAAAGATGCGCCTGAAGACAATGAAGGTCCATTAATTCGGCTTTATATGAACGACGAAAGTTTTGTTTCAGGAGGAATTACGGACAATGCGCCAATTCTTTTAGCAAAACTGGAGGATCCAAACGGTATAAACACCGCTAGCGGAATTGGTCATGATATTGTAGCCATTCTGGATGGCGATGAATCCAATCCATTTGTTATGAACGAATTTTACCAAGCAGAAGTAGATGATTACACAAAAGGTAAAACCCATTACAAATTTCGCGATTTGGAAGATGGGTTGCATACGCTAACATTAAAAGCTTGGGACGTTTACAACAATTCATCCACTGCCGAAATACAGTTCATTGTAGCTGGCAGTGGCAAACTTGAAATTACAAAAGTGCTTAATTATCCAAATCCATTTGTAAGCTATACTGAATTTTGGTTCAACCACAACAGACCAGATGAAACACTAGATGTGCAAGTGCAAGTATTTACCGTGACCGGAAAAGTAGTTTGGACTAAGAATGCCTCTTTACCACCATCAGGCAGCTATTTAAGCAGAGAAATTAAGTGGGATGGCCGCGACGATTTTGGCGATCGTATTGGAAAAGGTGTATATGTATATAAGATAACGGTAAGATCTGCGTTAACCAATCAGCGGGTTGAAAAATTCGAGAAACTCGTCATCCTTTAA
- the pdhA gene encoding pyruvate dehydrogenase (acetyl-transferring) E1 component subunit alpha: MKKITKKTYLDWYENMLFWRKFEDKLAQVYINQKVRGFLHLYNGQEAVLAGALHAMDLTKDRMITAYRNHVQPIGMGVDPKRVMAELYGKGTGTSQGLGGSMHIFSKEHRFYGGHGIVGGQIPLGAGLAFADKYFDRDSVTLTYMGDGATRQGSLHETFNMAMLWKLPVVFCVENNGYAMGTSVARTANHTDIWKLGLGYEMPCKPVDAMKPEVVAKEMDEAIKRARRGDGPTFLELRTYRYRGHSMSDAQHYRTKEEVAKKQEEDPITYVLHQIYENKWATEAEIKKIDKKVKAKVEECEKFADESPYPDKNLMFDVVYEQEDYPFLSDKL; the protein is encoded by the coding sequence ATGAAAAAAATCACCAAAAAAACATACCTAGATTGGTATGAAAACATGCTCTTTTGGCGCAAGTTTGAAGATAAACTAGCGCAAGTATATATCAATCAAAAAGTAAGAGGTTTTTTACACCTCTATAATGGTCAAGAAGCCGTTTTAGCTGGTGCTTTGCACGCAATGGATCTTACTAAAGACAGAATGATAACGGCCTACAGAAACCACGTACAGCCAATCGGTATGGGCGTGGATCCAAAAAGAGTAATGGCAGAACTTTACGGAAAAGGAACAGGAACTTCCCAAGGTTTGGGTGGCTCGATGCATATTTTTTCTAAAGAACATCGCTTTTACGGCGGACACGGTATTGTTGGTGGACAAATTCCTTTAGGAGCTGGTCTGGCTTTCGCAGATAAATATTTTGATAGAGATTCCGTAACCCTAACCTATATGGGCGATGGTGCAACGCGTCAAGGTTCGCTTCATGAAACTTTTAACATGGCTATGCTTTGGAAACTTCCAGTAGTTTTCTGTGTTGAAAACAATGGGTATGCAATGGGAACTTCCGTTGCGCGAACCGCAAACCATACAGATATTTGGAAACTTGGTTTAGGGTATGAAATGCCTTGCAAACCAGTAGATGCAATGAAACCAGAGGTTGTTGCAAAAGAAATGGACGAAGCAATAAAACGAGCTCGTCGTGGTGATGGCCCAACATTTTTGGAACTAAGAACCTATCGTTATCGCGGTCACTCAATGAGTGATGCGCAACATTACCGCACCAAAGAAGAAGTGGCTAAAAAGCAAGAAGAAGACCCAATTACTTATGTGCTTCACCAGATTTACGAAAATAAATGGGCAACTGAGGCTGAAATTAAAAAGATTGACAAGAAGGTAAAAGCCAAGGTGGAAGAATGTGAAAAATTCGCAGATGAATCTCCATATCCAGACAAAAATTTAATGTTTGACGTTGTTTACGAACAAGAGGATTATCCTTTTTTATCAGATAAATTATAG